The DNA segment CGCGGGCCGGTCCGTCTCGCCGGACTCGAAGAAGACGTTGCCGCTCTGGATGTAGCTGCGCACCGAGGCGAGGCCCAGTTCGGTGAAGAGTTCGCGCAGCCGTTCCATCTTGACGGAGCGGCCCGGCACGTTCAGTCCCCGGAGGAGCGCGATGTACAGCAAGTCCGATCACCTGTTCGCCTGCGGGAGGGGGCGTACGGGCGGGCGCCGCGCACACTCAAAGGTATGACAGCCACGGGGAACACCCGCCGCAGTGCCGGTCTGCTGTTGTTCCGTACGGGTGCGGGGCGCGGGCTCGAAGTGCTGATCGGTCATATGGGCGGGCCGTTCTGGGCGCACCGCGAGGAGGCGGCGTGGTCGGTGCCCAAGGGTGAGTACCCGCCGGAGGAGGAGCCCGCGGCGGCGGCGCGGCGGGAGTTCGGGGAGGAGTTCGGGCGTCCGCCGCCGGAGGGCGGCTGGGTGGCGCTGGGCGAGGCGCGCCAGGCCGGCGGGAAGACGGTGACCGTGTGGGCGCTGGAGGCCGACGTCGATCCGGCGGAGGCGGTGCCGGGGACCTTCACGATGGAGTGGCCGCGCGGCTCCGGGTTGCTGCGGGAGTTCCCGGAGGTGGACCGGTTCGCCTGGTGCACGCCGGACGAGGCGGCGGAGCTGCTGGTGAAGGGGCAGCGGGTGTTCGTGGACCGGCTGCGCGCGCATCTGGCGGGTACGGGCGGGGGCGGCTGAGGGCGGGGCGGGCCGTCGCGCCGTGCGACGGCCCGCCCCGCCGTGCCGGTCAGCTCTGCGGGAGGATGACGGCCCGGCCGTTGACCTTGCCGGCGTGCAGCCGCTCGTAGGCGAGCGGTGCCTCCTCCAGCGGGTACGTCTCGACGTGGACGTCCACCGCGCCGGCGTGGGCGAGGGCGAGCACCTCGGCCAGTTCGGAGCGGGAGCCCCAGTACGGGGCGGTGACCGTGGTGTTGAACGGCAGGACGCCGAAGCCGACGGGGAGGCTGCCCCCGCCGATGCCGACGATGGTGACGTCCGAGTCGATGGCGGCCGCGGCTCCGGCGGTGGCGACGGTCGGGGGCGCGCCGACGAAGTCCAGCACGACCTCGGCGCCGACGCCGCCGGTCAGTTCCCGGATGCGGGCCGCCGCGTGCTCGTCGGACAGGACGGTCTCGTGGGCGCCGACCGTGCGGGCGAGGGCGAGCTTGTCCTCGGTGACGTCGAGCGCGACGACCCGTGCGGACGTCAGGGCGCGCAGCAGCTGGATGGCGACGTGCCCCAGTCCCCCGGTGCCGATGACGACGGCGGTCGCGCCGGGCACCAGCTTCGGCAGGGAGCGCTTGATGGCGTGGTACGGGGTGAGGCCGGCGTCGGTGAGCGGCACGGTGCGCACCGGGTCCAGGTCGCCGATGGGCACGAGGTGGCGCGGGTCGTCCACGATCATGTATTCGGCCATGGCGCCGGGCGCGCCCAGGCCGGGCGGGTTGATGCCCAGCTCCGCCGCGCGCAGGCAGTAGTTCTCCTTGCCCTCGGCGCACTTGACGCAGGTGCCGCAGCCCCAGGGGCCGTAGACGGCGACGGACTGGCCGGTCTCCAGGCCGCTGACGCCGTCGCCGAGCGCGGCCACGGTGCCGACGCCCTCGTGGCCGAGGGTGAGCGGCAGCGGGTACGGGAACTGCTCGGCGGGCCAGCTCATCACGGCGATGTCGGAGTGGCAGACGCCGGCCGCGGTGACCTCGATCAGCACCTGTCCGGGGCCCGGTTCCGGGTCCGGGACGGTGACGACCTCGGGTGCGGCGCCTATCTCCCGGTACTGAACTGCCTTCATGGGGTCCTCCTCGACCTCGGTGCTTGCGTGATGGCCCCCGAATCCCCCGATCCCCCGGTCCCCCCGTGTGCCGTGCCGGTCAGGAGGCGGAGTAGCCGCCGTCGACCAGGTGGTAGCTGCCGTGGACGAACGAGGCGCGGTCGGAGAGCAGGAACGCGGTCAGCTCCGCGACCTCCTCCGCCCTGCCGAGGCGGCCCGCCGGGTGCAGCGAGATCAGGTGCTCGCGCGCCGGGGCGTCCGTGTCGCGCAGCAGCGGGGTGTCGATGAAGCCGGGGCCCACCGCGTTGATCCGCACGTTGTGGGCGGCGTACTCCAGGGCGGCGGTCTTGGTGAGGCCGACGACGCCGTGCTTGGCGGCGACGTAGGCCGGCGAGCCGGCGAAGCCGTTGGTGCCCAGGATCGAGGACATGTTGACGATCGCGCCGCCGCCCGCGGCGACGATGGCGGGCAGCTCGTAGCGCATCGAGTAGAAGACGCCGCTGAGGTTGGTGGCGACGACCCGGTCCCAGTCCTGGACGGGGTACTCGCCGGTCGGGTGGCTGGGGCCGCCGATGCCGGCGTTGTTCACCGCGAGGTGCAGTGCGCCGAAGGTGTCGACGGCGAACCGGATGCCCGCCTCGACGGAGGCGGGGTCGGTGACGTCCAGGGCGACGGCGGCGGCCCGTGCGCCGGCGCTCTCCAGCGCGGCGGCGGCCTCGCGGGCGCTCGCCTCGTCGTAGTCGGCGACGACGACCGCGGCGCCCGAGCCGGCGAGCCGGTGGGCGAGGGCCAGGCCGATGCCGGAGGCGCCTCCGGTGACAAGGGCGGTGCGGCCGGCGAACTCCTGGTCGGTGGGGGTGGTGGTGCTCATGGGGTGCCGATTCCTTCCGTGGTGCTGGTGGTGCGGGTGGTGCTGTGCGGCGCCGGGGCCGGGGGCGGGGTGACCAGCTCGCCGGCCAGGGCGTCGAAGGCGCGCTCGACGAGCCGGGGCAGCTCGTCGGGGCGGTCGCCGCGGACCCAGGCGGCCTGGGCGGCGAGCAGGGCGCCGGCTCCGGCGGCCACCGTGACGGCGGGCCGCAGGTCGACGAGCGGGTCGGTGCCCAGCCGGTCCGCGACGACGGCGACCGAGTCCGCCTGGGCGTCCACCCGGATGTGGTGGAACGCGGCGTACAGGGTCGGCTCCCGTTCGGCGAGGACCAGCAGTTCGTAGATCCGCGGCCGCCGGTGCCAGGCCGGGGCTTCGGGGTCGGCCAGCCAGTCCAGGACCGCCCGGCGGTACGCGGTGAGCGGGGGCTCATCGGCCGGGCGGGCGCGCAGCGCCGCGTTGATCCGGTCGCCGTCGCCCCGGACCGAGTCCAGGACGGCGGCCTCCTTGCTCGCGAAGTACCGGCTGAAGGTGCGGCGGTCGACGTCGGCGCGTTCGGCGATCTCCTCGACCGTGACCTCCCGGAGTCCGCGGTCGAGGACGAGCTCGAACGCGGCTCGGGCCAGTGCGTCCCGGGTCCGGCGGGCCTTGCGGCTCCGCCGTTCCGGAAGCTTCGATTCCGCTTGCATGTCTGTCACCGTACACCCGAAAATGTCCCGGCGCGACAGAAGTCTCGCCGGGACATGCAGGGTTCGGTGGGGTGGGCCGCCGCCCGTGGCTACGGCGCGCTGAACACCTCGGCGGCGCGCATCGCCTCGTGCCCCTCGTGCGGCGCGGGGATCTGCGGGGCGGCCGGGGCGGAGGTGCGGCGCAGGGCCAGTACGGCGACGTCGTCGCGCCGCACCCCGCTGGAGAACTTCTCCAGGTCCCGTTCGAGCGCGTCGAGCAGTTCGCGGGGGTCCCGGCGTGCCCAGCGGCTCAGCCGGGCGTCCAGCGGGTAGAAGTTCCCGGCCGGGTCGCGGGCCTCGGTGACGCCGTCGGTGAACATCAGGAGCGTGGCGCCGGGCGGGAAGTCGAGCCGTTCGGCGCTGCGGCCCTCGCTGCTGAGTTCCGCCATACCCAACGGTACCGAGGTCCGGCGGATCGGCACCGGGACGGCCACCCCGTCGTGCAGCAGCCGGGGCGGCAGATGGCCGCAGTTCACCGCTTCCACCCGGCCGTCGCCGTCGAAGCCGAGCACCAGCGCGGTGACGAAGCGCTCCGTCTCGCCGGTCTCGGCGGCGAAGGCGTTCTGCCGGGCGACGGCGTCCTCCAGGCGGTCCACGAGGCCGGTGAGGGAGGGTTCGCGGATGGCCGCCTCGCGGAATGCCCCGAGGACGGCGAAGCCCACGCCGATGGCGGGCAGGCCCTTGCCCTGGACGTCACCGATGATCACGCGGGTGCCGTAGGGCGACTGGACGACCTCGTAGATGTCCCCGCCGACCAGGTGGTCCTCCTCGATCGGCGTGTAGGTGCCGTGGGCGGTGAGCTGGTCGGTGGGGATGGGCAGCGGGCGCAGGATCTGGCGCTGGAGCGCGACGGCGGCCGAGCGCAGCCGGGCGATCTCCGTGGCGTGCCGGATGCGCAGGGCGCAGGCGCCGACGCTGAGGAGGCAGGCGAACACGGTGAAGACGATGCTGCTGACGATGTCCCAGGTGGTCCCGCCGGTCACCGCGCGGGTGACGACGGCCGCCCCGGTGACCCAGGCGCCGGCGGCCACGGTCTGGCCGACCGTCCCGAAGACCGACACGAGGGCGGGGGCGACGACGAGCAGCGGCACCAGACGCAGGTCCTCGCCGGCGAGGACGTCGAGGCCGACGATCACGGCGGTGAGCAGGGCCAGTCCGCCGGACAGTGCCCTGTTGCCGATACGGGGGGCGCGTGCGGCGGCCTCCCCGGTCTCGGTGCCGGGGAGCGCCGTACGGGGCGCGGGCCGGCTCAGGAGTCCGAAGGTCACGGTCCTCTCCTTCCGGGATCTGCCGGCCGGATGCCGGCGCTCACCTCCATTCGACCCGGAAACGCCCCGGAACACACGAGTCCTACGGCCCCGGGGGCCCGGCCGAAGGTCCCGTCATACGGCCGGCCCGCCGGGGACCAGGGCGCCGAGGAAGGCGGTACGGCGGCGCAGCGCGAACCCGAGCGACTCGTAGAGCCGGACGGCGCCGGTGTTGTCGGCGGCCGCGTGCAGGAACGGGATGTCGCCGCGCCGGCGGACCTCGTGGGCCACGGCGCGCACGAGCCCGCCGCCGATGCCCCGGCCGCGCACCGACTCGTCGGTGCAGACGGCGCTGATCTCGCTCCAGCCCGGCGGGCGCATCCGCTCACCGGCCATGGCGACGAGCACCCCGTCGCGGCGGACGCCGAGGTAGGTCCCCAGTTCGACGGTCCGGGGCTCGAAGGGGCCCGGCCGGGTGCGGGCGACCAGGTCGAGCATCTCGGGCACATCGGCGGGGCCCAGCCGGACGGCGTCCGGGAACGGCTCGGCGGCCACGCCCTCGTCCACGAGCTGGACGCCCTCGGCGTGGAAGACGATCTCCCAGTCCGGCGGCGGGAGCTCCCGGAACGCGGTGACGCAGACCATCGCGCCGGGCCCGGCGAGCGCCGCCGCGTCGGCCCAGTCGGCCGGCCCCGGGTCCTGGGGCATGGCGACCCAGGGGGTCACCTCGGGCGGATAGCGCAGGACGCGGCCCCGGCGCTCGGCGAAGTGCGCGTGCGGCCCGCGCAGCGCGGTGCCCACCGGATCGTCCAGCGGATGGGCGGCGGCCCCGGCCGCGGCGGCCGGACGGACGGACCCCTCCTCCTCCGGGCCGCCGTCACGGGTGATCACGTACGCGTTCGGCATGTGCTCCTGCTCCCTGTTCCGTACCGGGCGCCCGGCTGCCCGGCGCCACAGCTGCGGCAAGGACGGGTGGCGCGGGGCTATTCCCGTACCGTCGATTTCGACTCAACTACAGCCGTATATGAGCCGGGCGCCCCTGCGGTGCGCCGTCCTGTGGCACGCTGGTCGCGGCCGTCCCACCGGGCTCCCCCGTACCGGTGGGGCGGTCTTCGGCCGTACGCGGGCCCGTCAGCCGGCGTCGTGCCCAGGGGCCCGGCCCGCGTAGTACGTGGCGATCATGTCCTCCTCGCCGTGCCCGTCCGCCTCCGCGCGTTCGAAGCGGGCGGCCGACGCGGCGGCCAGGTCCAGCCGGACACCGGCGCCGGCGGCCGCGTCCAGGATGAGCCGGGTGTCCTTGAGGGCCGTGGACAGGGCGAAGCTCGGGGTGAGGTCCCCGGCCAGGACGGCGGCGGACTTGGCCCGCAGATAGCCCGTGTCGAGCGGTCCGCCCGCCAGCACGTCCAGGAAGGCGCCGGGGTCCACGCCCAGCCCCTCGGCGAGGTTCAGGCACTCGGCGACGCCGCCCACCATGTTGATCACCCAGGCGTTGATCACGAGCTTCAGCCGGGAGGCGTCCCC comes from the Streptomyces sp. NBC_00525 genome and includes:
- a CDS encoding NUDIX domain-containing protein, whose amino-acid sequence is MTATGNTRRSAGLLLFRTGAGRGLEVLIGHMGGPFWAHREEAAWSVPKGEYPPEEEPAAAARREFGEEFGRPPPEGGWVALGEARQAGGKTVTVWALEADVDPAEAVPGTFTMEWPRGSGLLREFPEVDRFAWCTPDEAAELLVKGQRVFVDRLRAHLAGTGGGG
- a CDS encoding NAD(P)-dependent alcohol dehydrogenase; protein product: MKAVQYREIGAAPEVVTVPDPEPGPGQVLIEVTAAGVCHSDIAVMSWPAEQFPYPLPLTLGHEGVGTVAALGDGVSGLETGQSVAVYGPWGCGTCVKCAEGKENYCLRAAELGINPPGLGAPGAMAEYMIVDDPRHLVPIGDLDPVRTVPLTDAGLTPYHAIKRSLPKLVPGATAVVIGTGGLGHVAIQLLRALTSARVVALDVTEDKLALARTVGAHETVLSDEHAAARIRELTGGVGAEVVLDFVGAPPTVATAGAAAAIDSDVTIVGIGGGSLPVGFGVLPFNTTVTAPYWGSRSELAEVLALAHAGAVDVHVETYPLEEAPLAYERLHAGKVNGRAVILPQS
- a CDS encoding SDR family NAD(P)-dependent oxidoreductase; protein product: MSTTTPTDQEFAGRTALVTGGASGIGLALAHRLAGSGAAVVVADYDEASAREAAAALESAGARAAAVALDVTDPASVEAGIRFAVDTFGALHLAVNNAGIGGPSHPTGEYPVQDWDRVVATNLSGVFYSMRYELPAIVAAGGGAIVNMSSILGTNGFAGSPAYVAAKHGVVGLTKTAALEYAAHNVRINAVGPGFIDTPLLRDTDAPAREHLISLHPAGRLGRAEEVAELTAFLLSDRASFVHGSYHLVDGGYSAS
- a CDS encoding TetR family transcriptional regulator, with translation MQAESKLPERRSRKARRTRDALARAAFELVLDRGLREVTVEEIAERADVDRRTFSRYFASKEAAVLDSVRGDGDRINAALRARPADEPPLTAYRRAVLDWLADPEAPAWHRRPRIYELLVLAEREPTLYAAFHHIRVDAQADSVAVVADRLGTDPLVDLRPAVTVAAGAGALLAAQAAWVRGDRPDELPRLVERAFDALAGELVTPPPAPAPHSTTRTTSTTEGIGTP
- a CDS encoding PP2C family protein-serine/threonine phosphatase; this translates as MTFGLLSRPAPRTALPGTETGEAAARAPRIGNRALSGGLALLTAVIVGLDVLAGEDLRLVPLLVVAPALVSVFGTVGQTVAAGAWVTGAAVVTRAVTGGTTWDIVSSIVFTVFACLLSVGACALRIRHATEIARLRSAAVALQRQILRPLPIPTDQLTAHGTYTPIEEDHLVGGDIYEVVQSPYGTRVIIGDVQGKGLPAIGVGFAVLGAFREAAIREPSLTGLVDRLEDAVARQNAFAAETGETERFVTALVLGFDGDGRVEAVNCGHLPPRLLHDGVAVPVPIRRTSVPLGMAELSSEGRSAERLDFPPGATLLMFTDGVTEARDPAGNFYPLDARLSRWARRDPRELLDALERDLEKFSSGVRRDDVAVLALRRTSAPAAPQIPAPHEGHEAMRAAEVFSAP
- a CDS encoding GNAT family N-acetyltransferase; the protein is MPNAYVITRDGGPEEEGSVRPAAAAGAAAHPLDDPVGTALRGPHAHFAERRGRVLRYPPEVTPWVAMPQDPGPADWADAAALAGPGAMVCVTAFRELPPPDWEIVFHAEGVQLVDEGVAAEPFPDAVRLGPADVPEMLDLVARTRPGPFEPRTVELGTYLGVRRDGVLVAMAGERMRPPGWSEISAVCTDESVRGRGIGGGLVRAVAHEVRRRGDIPFLHAAADNTGAVRLYESLGFALRRRTAFLGALVPGGPAV